Proteins co-encoded in one Micropterus dolomieu isolate WLL.071019.BEF.003 ecotype Adirondacks linkage group LG19, ASM2129224v1, whole genome shotgun sequence genomic window:
- the LOC123958111 gene encoding protocadherin beta-8-like, with translation MGHKASSVLGLVAFLGVFLLALQTVCGDVAYSFPEEMKRGSVIGNILKDIGVEVGKLTARKARIDADGNNKRYCDINLSTGDIIVTDRIDREGLCGKKASCLLKQELVLENPLELHRISAHVQDINDNSPQFKKNTIKFEISESASKGSRYRLDEAHDADIGQNAIQGYSIEANENFRLNVIAKSGGGKYSELVLEKELDREQQQELTIVLVATDGGTPQRSGTAVIHVTVLDANDNAPVFNQAIYKASLPENSPLDTVVVAVSASDADEGINGEVTYEFDHISDESNVFSLDQTTGEVKVSGSIDYEELSAYEMQITAKDGLGLVSSSTLIIDITDVNDNAPLTFIKSLKNPIPENTPPGTEVGIVNVQDRDSESNGQVRCSIQQNAPFKLVPSIKNYYSLVTTGQLDRELVSDYNITITATDEGSPPLSSSKTVQLSVADINDNPPVFEEQSYSAYVTENNKPGSTLCSVSARDPDWRQNGTVIYSLLPGEVNGAPVSSYLSVNGDTGVIHAVRSFDYPSLSATCSMYLLISDNLAEVPELKDISYDEKNSKLTSYLIIALVSVSTFFLTFIIIILGVRFCRRRKPRLLFDGAVAIPSAYLPPNYADVDGTGTLRSTYNYDAYLTTGSRTSDFKFVSSYNDNTLPADQTLRKSPTDFAEVFQDSNEALEVGALKDNGQPSLSATCSMYLLISDNLAEVPELKDISYDEKNSKLTSYLIIALVSVSTFFLTFIIIILGVRFCRRRKPRLLFDGAVAIPSAYLPPNYADVDGTGTLRSTYNYDAYLTTGSRTSDFKFVSSYNDNTLPADQTLRKSPTDFAEVFGHSEDCPEVGSNILYFWKS, from the exons ATGGGACATAAAGCGTCTTCCGTGCTCGGCCTAGTTGCCTTTTTGGGAGTATTTCTTCTGGCGCTGCAAACCGTCTGCGGGGATGTGGCGTATTCCTTTCCAGAGGAAATGAAACGCGGCTCAGTTATTGGAAATATATTGAAAGATATCGGAGTTGAGGTGGGCAAACTGACAGCTCGAAAGGCTCGGATTGATGCAGACGGGAACAACAAACGGTATTGTGACATTAATCTGAGTACTGGAGATATCATTGTTACCGACAGAATTGACAGAGAGGGGCTTTGTGGCAAAAAGGCATCTTGCCTTTTAAAACAGGAACTTGTCTTAGAAAACCCGTTGGAGCTGCACCGCATTAGTGCCCACGTTCAAGACATCAACGATAATTCACCACAGTTTAAAAAGAATACTATCAAATTTGAAATTAGCGAATCAGCTTCTAAAGGAAGTCGGTATCGTTTAGATGAGGCCCACGATGCAGATATTGGACAAAACGCTATCCAGGGCTATAGTATCGAGGCAAATGAAAACTTCAGATTGAACGTTATTGCAAAAAGCGGGGGAGGAAAATACAGCGAGTTAGTTTTAGAGAAGGAGCTGGATAGAGAACAACAACAGGAGCTAACGATTGTGCTTGTGGCAACAGACGGAGGCACACCTCAGAGATCAGGTACTGCAGTCATTCACGTCACTGTGCTGGATGCTAATGATAACGCCCCGGTGTTTAACCAGGCCATTTACAAAGCCAGTCTTCCTGAAAACTCTCCTTTAGATACTGTAGTGGTCGCAGTAAGTGCTTCTGATGCAGACGAGGGCATCAATGGAGAGGTGACTTATGAATTTGATCACATTTCAGATGAAAGTAACGTGTTTTCTCTTGATCAGACAACTGGTGAAGTGAAAGTAAGTGGATCAATAGATTATGAAGAGTTGTCTGCCTACGAAATGCAAATTACAGCCAAGGATGGTCTTGGATTAGTATCATCCTCTACATTAATAATTGATATCACAGATGTCAATGACAACGCCCCTCTTACCTTCATTAAGTCACTGAAAAATCCCATACCAGAAAACACCCCACCTGGTACAGAGGTGGGCATCGTTAACGTGCAGGACAGAGACTCTGAGAGTAACGGACAGGTCCGCTGCTCCATTCAGCAAAACGCCCCCTTTAAGTTGGTTCCTTCTATTAAAAACTATTATTCTCTGGTGACCACAGGACAACTGGACCGTGAACTAGTGTCTGATTACAACATTACAATCACCGCCACTGACGAGGGCTCTCCACCTCTGTCCTCCTCTAAAACTGTTCAGTTATCTGTAGCAGACATCAACGACAACCCACCGGTGTTTGAGGAACAGTCCTACAGCGCATATGTgactgaaaataacaaacctggcTCCACTTTATGTTCCGTTAGTGCTCGAGACCCCGACTGGAGACAAAACGGTACAGTGATTTATTCTCTGTTACCCGGTGAGGTGAACGGTGCCCCGGTGTCCTCCTATCTGTCTGTTAACGGAGACACGGGGGTGATCCACGCTGTGAGGTCGTTTGATTAT ccctctctctctgccacctGCTCCATGTATTTACTTATTTCTGATAACTTGGCTGAGGTGCCAGAACTGAAGGACATTTCTTATGATGAGAAGAACTCCAAGCTGACCTCATACCTGATCATCGCGCTGGTGTCTGTGTCCACCTTTTTCCTGACCTTCATTATCATCATCCTGGGTGTGAGGTTTTGTCGCAGGAGAAAGCCCAGACTGTTGTTTGATGGAGCAGTCGCCATCCCCAGCGCTTATCTCCCTCCTAATTACGCAGATGTTGACGGCACAGGAACTTTACGCAGCACTTACAATTATGACGCCTACCTGACAACGGGTTCTAGGACCAGTGACTTTAAGTTCGTGTCATCTTACAATGACAACACACTGCCTGCTGACCAGACTCTGAGGAAAAGTCCAACAGACTTTGCTGAGGTGTTTCAAGATTCTAATGAAGCTCTAGAGGTAGGCGCAT TGAAAGATAACGGacagccctctctctctgccacctGCTCCATGTATTTACTTATTTCTGATAACTTGGCTGAGGTGCCAGAACTGAAGGACATTTCTTATGATGAGAAGAACTCCAAGCTGACGTCATACCTGATCATCGCGCTGGTGTCTGTGTCCACCTTTTTCCTGACCTTCATTATCATCATCCTGGGTGTGAGGTTTTGTCGCAGGAGAAAGCCCAGACTGTTGTTTGATGGAGCAGTCGCCATCCCCAGCGCTTATCTCCCTCCTAATTACGCAGATGTTGACGGCACAGGAACTTTACGCAGCACTTACAATTATGACGCCTACCTGACAACGGGTTCTAGGACCAGTGACTTTAAGTTCGTGTCATCTTACAATGACAACACACTGCCTGCTGACCAGACTCTGAGGAAAAGTCCGACTGACTTTGCTGAGGTATTTGGTCATTCAGAGGACTGTCCCGAGGTAGGCTCCAACATATTATACTTTTGGAAATCGTGA